DNA sequence from the Drosophila sechellia strain sech25 chromosome 3L, ASM438219v1, whole genome shotgun sequence genome:
TCCAATGCTACAAGAACTGCGCGATTTTGGCTTAATCACAAAGATTTAACTTGCACTTAGCAATCTCATTCTTTAGTTTTACAAAGTTCACATTTATCTTTGTATGTCTACAATGTTTTGTTCTGGGTCTTTGGGCTTCATTTATTTCATAGTGTTTCTTGTTGAACCAATAAAATCGAATTTGTTTTACTGTATCTATTATAGTTTATTTAGTCCGTTTTAAAAATGTTCAATGAAATATGGATACAATATAGATTAAAGGTGATTTAAGATAAATGCCTTTCCGATTACTTATATTTACTTTCacgttttaaaaataatgctCACTTTCTACCAAGTACCGCTCATAATCAAACGCAGAGATAACCAAGTTCAGTGTGTTTTttatgaaaacaaaacaaaatatcaaGCAAACTTTGGCAATCCCAAGCTTATATACCCTTGCAGTTTTTCTATATTCATTTGAAAAAGAACATTTTATGATAAAAAACCACGGATCTATGATATCTTTTTTTATTACCCGGAATAGATAGAAGATTTTCAGGAATGTTGTATGCATGTATACTAGTTTATGtgaaagcggaaacggaaatcaATGTTCCCTTAGTAAGGGTATAAAACAAAGCTATCGCATTTACGAATATATGCAGAAGTCAGTTCATGTCACCGATCAGTCTGCGTCAAAATGTTAAGATTAacgtttgtttgcctttgttttcTCGTTCTTAAGGACAGAACAGAAAGTTTTGGCAGTCCTTGGAAGTATTTCGGGTCATCAAATGTAGAAGTGAATTATAATCAAAGGCAAGGTCGTCAGTATTTCCTCCTGAATTTGCTCATTCAAGTGCACAAACCTTTGCTTCACGAGGAACTCATTACAATGGTAAGCGAATTTAACGATGATCCTGGGAGCTATAAGGAAGTAAGTTTcaagaaataaaatcgaaaatctgagtaataattatatagttataataataattttctctCATAGGGCACCTGGAGATATATAAAAGACTTTCAAGAGCGAGTGCATCAGAAACGAGTTCCGAGTCCTTTTGTCATTTTAAACCAGCTCGATGAGGAAATGCCCTTGAATTTATTGGGAATCTATCGTTTTTTGACCATGGCTGTGGATTGGCCATCCTTCCAGCAAAATGCTTGCTATGCCAGGATACACTTTCATCCTCTGCTCTTTGTAAACGCCCTCCAGATGGCAGTGGAGGAAAGGGAGGACACCAAAGACCTTCGGATGCCAGCCATGTATGAGGTGCTGCCTCAGCTGTACTTCGAAAAGGAGGTGATCCTGACGGCACAGGAAGTGACTTGGAATCAATTGACCCCCATTAGGTTGGTGACACCGAAACGAAGGTGGATGGATATCCTTTTGGCGTACCGAAACCCCAAGCAACCTTGGATGGAAGAGGAACCTATTCCAACCGAACCTCTAATCATTGATAATGCACGAAAATTGGCTTATCTCAGCCTCGACTTGGAACTGAACTCACACTGGAACAGTCTGATAAATCGTCTGATCGTTTCCATTGAAGAAGGAAAGGAAAAGACGAATGAACCTATTATTGTAGATGGCGATCGGTTGGTAGCATTTCGTGGTTCCTTCGATGAAGTCAACTATAAAAATCAGTTTGCATTGGGATCCCATTTTCATAACacgaaattatatttatacaatCTGCATCAGTTTGTGACAGCTTTGACTATGGAAGATTTGGCAACAGGCCAAAAATCTACGGATCTTATCTATCCGCCGCTGATGACAACCGGTGGTGTACCCTACAAAGGAACATCCTTGAATATCGAAGCTGTCAGAGGCATCCTAGACTTGACAATAAAGGACCTAAAGGATCAAATTGAAATGGCTGTGAAACATAATGACCATGCTATGGATAATTTATCTATAGCGGGTGGAATAATAGGTAATAACTACCTTCATATATGTCGCCAATTAAGCCTGGCTGTTAATGGACATGGAATAAATCAACCTAGTATGTTGGGCTCGGCTACGTCCAATCTTAGAGATCCCATCTACCGCTCGCTCTTATTTCGGATATATGATTTGTTGAAGAGTTATGAAAATGAGAATATATTTTCAGATGTAGGAGGTAGAGATCCCCCAAAAATAGTTGATATTCAAGTTAGTCGCCTGGTGACCTTTGAAGAAAACATGACCACTAATCTCATCAATCTAATTGACCAGCAACTGCTGTTGTCACATCGGAATAATTTACAATTCCTGCGTCGTAATCTTGTGGCAAGACAACTTCGTCTTAATCATGATCCATTTAGTATTGGCCTGGATATAGTTGCTCCACAGGATCTGATCGTTGAGGCGAGGATGTATTTAACTCTACCGAATCAATTAAGACCGCGTTTACACCTGGATAGCTTTAAGTGTTCTCTAAAGAGGGGCTTAAATCACTTCGAACGCCAATTCCCCACAGCCATTCCCAAACCCACTCTATGTGAGCTGTATGAGGCCGACAACCCATCAACTGATGTGACTACTTCCAACCGATTCCCGCCACATCTTCAATTACCGAGGGGGACTGGAGACGGACTCAAATTGCAATTACTCGTGGAACTTACCGAATGGAATGGCCTGGGGTCGGAGTTCGGTGGGGCGTCTGTCACGGTCCTGGCCAAAACCCTGAAGGATGTGATAATCTTTCATAACCAGGCCTAAAACTATTATGCGATAATGTATGCTAAGTGCCTAAACTTCTTAATTGAATTCTCGCTAGTTAAAACACATACGTTTCAATGTTGGAGTGGGTTCCATATCAATATTGTTTTCAAAGCACGCACACAAACGGAATTAAAGCGGTGGGCCTGagaatttcattttgtttaaaatattaatttaaatatatgcatTGCACTTCTAAAggaatatacattttaatttttggtattatAGTAAACATGAAATTATACTTATAAACttaatcaattaattattgATCAAcatgtattttatattattattacattAAATCGAAGTTCGATTAGTTCATTAAAAGATAATATATATCTTTAACTTTCCTACTTGGTCGCAGATAATTTTCTTGGCAAACACAAGCACACAGATTTTTAGTATCCTTTCTGTGGAAAATCATATAAATGACTGGCAAAATGGAACACAAAATGGAATGGGAATCCTGCCGCCCCCAAAACAGAAACTTGAAAACGAAGGAAAACGGTTTATTATACGAATGCGATGACAACAAAAAGGCATAATAGTAAAATTAAATGTGTCTATTATGCCAGGCCAATACAATGCATACATAAAACCACACTCAAACCTAGCAAAACCGAGAGCTATACAATCTCGAATGCACTAAGAAAAATTGGAATGCTGTTCTTTAATATATCAAAAGAACTCATAATTGTATATTCCAGTCTACTAAAAAACCTGGGAATTGAGTGAGAGAACTGAAAATACTAAATAAGTTTAAGTAGTAAATAATATTCACTTACCTAAATTTGGTTCCTTGAAACTGAACTTATGCTTGAACTTGAGGAAGATATCTTAAACATTATATTTTAATCTAAATCTTAAAAATGTACTTATAGTGTTTGCATAACTAGTTTTTTTGCGTGCATGCGATGGCAACATTTGGCAGGCAAGAAACGTTTAAGGAAGGATGTGTTGCTTAGACGGGTGCGAAGTGTTTGAAGTGGTGGAGGATGCggaagtggatgtggatgtggctggTTTGTCACTGGCACATTCgcataaaaacaaatgcacACAATACGACCACCAACAATCCCATTCAATTCCCCTAACAAAAAGCAGAGAAAAGAGAGACAGGAATCGTCATCAAGGAGAAGTCGTCATCTGTGGGTCCAGGCCGGGAAATGGAGTCCTGGGCGTGTTTGTTCCTAGATAAGCGCAGTAATATGCACGTATTTTACGCCAACTTACACACAGCCCCGCCCACCAAATCACACCAACCCAcccaactcaactcaactcaaccACCACCTCCCCATTTTGCGGCGAAATTTCTAAGAATGCGCAAATTTAAATGCGAATTGTTTTCACTTTGTTGCCAGCAACGTTTTGCCTAATTGActttgtgtgtgagtgcgagaTTTTTTTCTACCCATAGCtccaaaaatataataaacgaaaaaaaaaaagattatcTGAATAGACGACAATCAGCATTCGTTTTTCTTGGCCTTTCTTTTCATTCTGTTAGCGCCTAATTTGCCTGTGGTTTATaagaaaaaaacgaaatcCTCTTTCCAAAATCCccgcaattaaaaaaaaaacgaaaagttGTTTCACACTTTGGggcttattaatttttgtttgttgggACTAAATGGGGTTCTGGGGCTTGGGGATAAAGCTTAGCTGAATGCTTTTGTATCTTTGCTGACCCCACAAGGGAggatattaaatatatttaaatatttaaaatatactgTCATCTTATTTAAGGTTCCTAAAATCCTAATTTTCGTTTTAGTTTCTGTTCCATTTcatattaaatgtaaatttaattttctttcttcaaatatattacaaatatatGATATTGAATTTGTCATAAGTGTAGGTTGTTAATTATGTAAGCAATATGACCCTATGCTTTTTTTTACCATTCCTCCCGCTATGAAAGTGAAATTCAACTTTAAGGCATATTCATGATAGGCATCTCCAAGCTGACCATTTCCATTCTTCTGGGATTCCTCGGGTATTGTATTTCATTTCCGTTTGCTTTATTATTTGTGGCTGTCCGACTTTGACTCCAATTCCGATTCCAGTGGATGTGCACGCCCCCATTCTGTTGTTGTGTCCGCTGCCCCTTTTTTTATAACACCATCACCGTCTTGGCCTTCATTCCTTGGCGTTTTGTAGAGTGGTCGAGGTGGAGCACAAGAACAACGTCAACGACGATGGCAACTTCCTGCTATCGTGCTAATTTCCGTTCCTTTATCTTGACACAATGGTGCGCATTAAAAGCACGTTGGGGATGGGGGCTTTGGCCAAGGGAGGACCAACTTCATAGCTAAGGGCGGTTTACGTATATATGGAAAGAAGTGCGGGACATCCCCCAGATCAGATGCAGCTATGACCGCTGCGCTTTATTTCCGCCCCATTCTAAGTGGGGATGTACTTGGCACAGAATATGGCGCTGTCATATACTGATGGAAAAGTAATCATTTTGTAAAGAAATATAATTCAATATTgtgaaatatgttttaattttatgtgGTGACTTATATTACTCCGTTTAAATCcaatcatattttttttttaaatttcaattttacttaataaatattataattaacaggaaattaattataaatttactATGATTAAGTCGTATTTATACATTTCTGAGCTGACACGTAcagtattattatttttatattatactattttattattatattagtattaatattatcaattaattaaaatcttGTATCTATATTATCCAAAATAAATCCCTAAAAAGCTTTTCCCCAGATATTTGTGTGTGGCTATATTAGCCgccatttttgttttggctttgTCAACTGAACTCAACATTAAGACCCCAAATGAAGGAGCCATTCGAATTGGACTGATAGACCCCATTTTTGGGGTGGCTTTAGGAGGTCCTGAGCTCTCTCCCCTTCTCTTTCCACGACCTTCTGTCCCATTCTATGGCTCCGCAGGAGGACAAAAATTTGCATTCAGCAACATGAAGAAAATATTGATAAATGCCCGCCATTAAACGCGATTAACAGTTTGAATTATGTGGCAAAGCCAAATTTTATTGCCAACACAAACAGTGACAACAAAAATTCTATGGCCAAACAAATGGCATCAttattaaagtatatatatgtatgtgtatgtgcatATATGCCTACACCGAACGTAATTTCCATAGATTATTTAAGCGCGGAGTAGACGcgtatttaaaacaaaattttggctgatttgtatttttttttgtttagatAGGCACGTTCAAAATTCGTGAATGCAATTTCGCGGCAGCGAAAATGATTGGCAATTGTTTGGGTTACCATTCAGTTCCACTTCTCGGCAACAAAAGCCTTTGGTGACTTAATGCAATTTTAGTCTAAACAGTTgccatcaaaattttcaatgAATTGCATCAATTGCCGGTCCATTGTTGGTCTTCCCTCAAttcgaatatttttttccaaccGCCGCCCTTCTTGTTGCTCTGTTTGCAatcgagtgggcgtggctcaCTGCACACGACCACATAGAGTAGGCGGTGGGCGGTTGGGCGGCCAAGGGCGGCTTGggtaataaaataattgcagCGCACGTgtcaaaaatattcaaaaaggCTTAAGAGGGATTGTACTTGGTAGCTGGTTTTCGGTGGAGGGATTTTCTGCTCCTGCATTGCAGCATGAAATGGTTTTCCTTTCTGTGAACCgttcatatttgtattatttcttttccttttttttatgttttgtcCAACTGATTGCATAAATTGTTGTGGAATTTTATCAAGTTGACGGACAAGTCCTTTCATAAAGGGTGAGTGCGTCGTTGGGTGAGTGTGGATAGATTGTAAGGACTTTTGGCCACAAGTGGACTTTGCGGTGGAAGTGTATTGTTTAAACAAAGAACTAGGAAATATTCGTTTTTATTTACGTGAATGATTTTTGTACCATCCCTTTTCTTTACAAATTATAAATgatcaagtaaataaatattcattgcATTTTAGATTAGATCAAAAAGTCTGTGCTGAAACAGGTCACAGTTTTTGATAAGTTTTAAACGTtactaattatttttttttccctAAGTACTGTGAAACTACAGGAAAGAGTATACAATCTGcgtatataaaaataaaaaatagtgcCTTTTTTGTGTGCGTGTCGACGGCTTggaatttgttttgatttgcaACAAATTTGCTTCAGCATTGTGAGTATTTCTGTGTCTCTGGCCAGAGCGTTTTATTGCTTTTTACTGTCGCCTCTGGGTGCCAGCAAAACTGGGGTGGTAAGATATAGGGGATAAGGCAGATCGGATTGGCCGGGTTGGGGTGTCCTCGGGCCGGGCATTGTTTACATTGTTGTGGTGTGAATAGCAAATAAGCCGCAACCAATTCGAGGCAAATCCCATTTTTATAGCATACTTTGCCGCATCTCTATTTACCCTTAACGTCCTCCATAAATTCATTCTAATTGCAGCGCGTACATGGCGAACGCAGCAAAAATGGTTTTGCCACATTTTCACACCTCATTAGTTGGCCAAATCGCAGCCAGCTGGTCTGGGCAAAAAAGTACACGTAATGTATAAAAAGTAACCATTTATAGAAATTCTGGGCGAAATGCATTTACCGCTGCAATCTGTGGccacaaaatcaatttgcgtTTAAAATATATCCAAACGAtaaggaaaatggaaaagtgtGGGAATAGAAATTAAATGGCTTTCGTGTCTGTGGCTGcaaattgattgattttgcTGTGACAGCAACGGCAACagtaattgaaaatattttgctttaaCTATTAGTTTGCTATTGGAACATGTCACGTCAAAGTGGGAATATAGCTCTGCCCAAATCAGGCTCCATACCTGTGTCCGTATCCCTTCCGGTTCTCGTAATCTCTCCACCATCTCACAGGATCCGGATCTTCCAGTTATGCTGCGATTAAATTGATTGTTGAGTTACGAACACTTGCTACCGTAAAATATAACTACtgtatatatttaagatatttaaaaatatggttGAAAATTGTAGTTATACTTATCAACTAATTCGTTCTAActcggatttttttttttaattgttaagTGCATCGGAATTATCTGCCTTTCTAAATGatttaataaaagaataaagaTATATATAATTCGTATTAAATATGTCTTGTCTTCAAAGATCTGTCAACAACCTTGCTACCCTAGATTGCGGTGGGTATTAAAATGTCCTGTGCGCTTCTgtgtaaacattttttttaatccCACTTGAAGGAAAGCCTCCAGTAAGAACTCCTTTCCCTTCTGCGTTTATCAACCAATGCGCCAAAGCGTGTCAGTTAAGATGGAATATAGTGGGTGAGCAGGGTGCCTTAAAATGTTGAGGTGGGTGTCCTTTCAATCATACAAAAGCCGGCGAAGAGAAAAAATCCTTTTGACAATGCAACGCATGACGGTATTTTCTTTTCGACGGTCctacgtttttttttcttttctccaTCATTTTAATTCACAAACAAATTGAATAGACCAGTGAGAGCGAGAAGAATACAAGACGATTGCCACGTAGCTATAGATCTCACCTATACAGAATAGACGTTTATATTCAGAATACATTTTTCAGAAGCAATTGGCATGGCTATCCTTCGCAGGGGCGTAGGCAAAGTTTATCTAAAGGGGGTGGCTTAAAGGAATTGTATACATTCTGTATATGATTTTTAAGCTTACATACATTGAATTCTCGATACATTGCATTTGAATGATGTATAGTATTCtatataaaagttaaaaataatattacatATTCACTAAGCCCCAAAAACCCCCATCTACGCCACTGACAGTACCACGCCCCCTTCCACGCCCTGCTCCATTagcctttgtgtgtgtgttttggttGTCGCGCGTATATCACATTTCCGTTTGTTAGCAATTTTTTGTCGTGTACATCTGCATGAATAGCGAAAAGTTTTCTGCTCAACTTGATAGCCTCCCAACCAGCgtgtaaaaatgtttattgtacATTTTCCAATGGCTCGATTTTGGAATGGGAACGAAGGGTTTTGGTCCAAGTTGATTTGGAAACAGCTCACGCCTTCTTTCCGTCCAATATTTTCTACACGTCCGCCCAGAAAAGGTGGCCTAAAAATGATTTGCGGCCGACGGGTagttttctaaatattttttataggcAACAAAGGGTTGAGACTGATGTCTTTTTAATTTGCGATTTTTCACTTGTATCTTTTTGATTAAGCTTAAGCAGGTGTTTAATTTTCTTGCTATCTTATTggaacaaaataataaagagtATTTCTTGAAGAACTGCATCTTTAACTTCTTTCTtatataaatgtaaaataGAAGTACCTTCttctttggaaattatcaGTAATGGCACAAAACCCTTCACTTTTCCATTCTTCGCAACTACCAAAAAAGGGTCGTTCAGTTAATTCCACTCACAACTGAAGCGAAATTTGTTCAGTTTGTTCGAGGCTGCTTGCCTTTTTGCACTAGAAAGCTCAACTAACTGCGAAATTGTTTGGCAACCACAAAAAGAACTGTCAGAGAAAGGACCATCAGAGAGAACACGGCACAGATAAGACCGCCAACTTGTTTgcttaataaataaactttataTTCATAACTGAAAAAGTTTCGCAACATGCCCCGTGCCACTTCCCGCGGCGAAACAAACGTGGCCGCTAATTTGCGTGCCACAAACTTTTGCCGCTGAATAGTATGCTATGAAATTTGGCAAACATCTCGGTATGAGTTCGTGGGCGCGGCAAAACTACGCGCCGGCATTTCCGTTGCCAAAACGCCAAGGCAGAACATAAATTATACGAGCGTTTCCGCCTCAAAAGCACTCAGCCAAAATCAAAATGGTTTAATGAAAGTGAGAAGCATtatataacatttttttaaattaaaacaagatCTCTGAAAATATGTAGTTTCTAGAAGTATATTATGtctttatgtatatatttgatttttaattttggtGTAAGCTGTTAACTTCTATGTAGCTATGAACTATGAACTATGATCAACAATGATCAGCTTTTATGAATATTTAGTAGTGTTACCTGAACTACTTTGCAACCCTATTTCGTTATGTTAATATATATGAtttaaaatcttaaaaaaatattttaaagtgtcctTTTCGGGATTTTCTCAAGACGCTATCTGCACCGCCGCAAAGGGGCGCTCGCTAATCACAAAAGTTTTCGCCTTTCAGCTACCTTAAATTCGGACTTGGGAATGGGAGGAAAGGGGCATGGCCCGATAAACTTACGGGTTAAATACCCTTTGGCCCCACACAGCCTCTGTCTGATTAACAAGACATAATTACTTTCGCATTAGGCGGCTGCCTAATAGCTCGTGTAATGCCCCAACTCTCTGGAGCCCCTAATCAGCTCATCAGACACAACAAACTAAAGAAAACaagattttaaatttcaaattacaaaatacaaaatacaaaaaaggcGCATCAACAACGGCGGTGGcagcaaaataaaatggaatgtACGGCGAACCACTCGAAGATAATGAAAGTGCATTGAGGCGGTAAAAGTCGGGGAAACAGTATCAGGTCGAGTGCGAACATTTTTCCATTATGCAACGTGCCACATTCTTTGCCATTCGTAGAACAAGGAGAAAAACAAAGAGGTGATCGACTAAGTTCTAACTCTTGTTTAAACTAAAAACTTAAAAGAACGAACGACGAAgtgttaaatttatttaaaaatcaatcatttcaaaaatgcttATCGATTAAAAATTAAGTAAATTTTTAAGCTTAATAATAACAAAGACACCTTATATCTAAAACAATTTCACTTTGTTTATGAAAGCGAAACTTGTGTGGAACTAATACATAAACCTACAAAAATGTATTAGataaatttatcaatttaataataatagcaatCTATACAATATTGTATTAGGATGATAACCTTATCATTTATTTGTGTTGAATCGGCTTCAGTGCTACCCTTGTAGTAATCAGATGCTACAGGGTATCACCTCAGGTGTGAGGACAGGGCGACCTGGAAAAATGCAACGTTTAACTGCCTGCGGTGAAATGTCTGCCGTTCTTTGGTTGGTCGACCTCCCAGCTGCCACCACATCCCCAATCCCCAGGACTCGCTTCTAGATCCGGGCGTGATGGGAAAACGCTTCTATAGCGAACACATATAGAGGGTTAAAAGCCGTTTGGATCCGTTTGGACCTGAGCCAGCCAGTGACAACGAAAGCTCGACAACGGGAAGTGTgattatattttcattttcaattttttacgGCCAATTAATTTGGCAATTGACGCTTCGCTGGGCGTCTGCGCCATGGTTCagttatatatatgtattcgTATACGTATTTCCCTGGCGTTGTTGCAAATTGAGTTGTGTGGCAAGAATAAgaaaagtctattatagtgcCAGGATGGGTTGCCTGCCAGCCATTTGGTCGTTGCATTGTCTGGCTATCCTGGCATCCGCTTGTTCTGTGGGCGGGCATTgtttgggggcgtggcagccgcCTGTAATCCCTACCATCACCAATTCCAATGCCCCTCACCACGCTCCACGATGGAcatgcaatttgcattgaaattgtttttcgAAATTAGAAAAGCCAGTCAGGTGAACGGCACTTGGGCATGAGGTGCGATAAAACGATAAAACCATTTTGGGGGAAAATCGAGAAAAGTGACAATTTCAATAAGGACCAAAATTTGAGTTTTAGGGGAGTCCTTAATAGCAAGAGGTTTCCCCAAAAGGATGAAATTTGTGTAGGCAAAGATCAGGGCTTTCTAACTTTTACAAATTCGAGTTCATAAAGTTAACAATGCAAATTTTGTTAACTTATTTTTGCGGCCAATACGACACAATAGTTTTATGCTTGATTGCATTGCTTGCAAAAAACTttaatgatatatatatatgaattacAAGAGTATTTAACATTTTGCTATTTTGATTCGATTGATTAAGATTCGATTAATTAAAACTAGGGTTCGATAGGGGATTTTCAGATAGGTCCATTGAATAGCAGCTGGCCGGACGATCGGTTTTACATCTTTGGAACTTTCCTAATGGGAACTTAGTTCTCCTGAATGATGACAACATCCTGAAGGAGGACATTGGTCAACTGCAGGAGCTCCTGCTCGTTATGGATGGGACGGTCCAGAGGATAGCCCAATGGGCGGGCATCACGAAGAGAGGCGGAGCCAATGCCAATGGTAATAGCGGGAACGATGTCCTGAACCTGCAGCTCAACCAGAGGAGAAACCACGACCAGGAGCTGCATGGGCAGACCCTCGGGCCTTCCACGGGGTAGCAGCAAGTGCTGGGGGAAGCGTCCGTTCTCGCCGACCAGCTGTTTGATACCCACGACCTGTTGCTCCTGCTGTCCCTTCAATTGCAGCATCACTTGGCGGTAGATCTCCACCAGGGGCGTCACGTCGCGAGTTGTCCACGGGATATCGATAGACCTGCGCTGAATGCGGTTGCGTCCATTCTCCAGCTGGACTTGGATGGCATCCAGAAGGACGAAGTCACGGCGACGCTCATCCAGGGAAGCTCCTTGCCTTCCGTGTTGATTTTCTGCGGGTCCCAGGAAGACGCGAATAATAGCATCCTGATCCTGATCTGAAGTGATGTCCATGTCAATGGTGAAGGCCTTGTTGTTGAGTCGACGCTGGCGTCCCACAATCTCCTGCTGGATGCCCTGAACCTGCTGCTCGACCAAGTTGCTAAGGTCCAATTCGTGCTCCTCGATGCGAGTGCGCAGTTTGTCCACACGAACATCGTTGATCGATACACCGCGCATCTGCAGTTGCTCCTGGCGGTAGCCTCCAAGGATTTGTTCACGCTGTTCGTCCACGATCCTCACAATCCGGCGCAGGGCGTGCTGCACGACGGGATCGCTGAGGCGGATGCCCAAGCCAGTACGATCGATTTGCTCACCATTGTTGTCCTGGACCACCTGGCGAATAATGGTCATGATGCCCACCTGACCAAGGCGACCCAACAGTACATCGGCGATCAGGGATTCCACTTGGCGTTGATCGATCATCTGGCC
Encoded proteins:
- the LOC6605644 gene encoding fat-body protein 1 isoform X2, translated to MLRLTFVCLCFLVLKDRTESFGSPWKYFGSSNVEVNYNQRQGRQYFLLNLLIQVHKPLLHEELITMGTWRYIKDFQERVHQKRVPSPFVILNQLDEEMPLNLLGIYRFLTMAVDWPSFQQNACYARIHFHPLLFVNALQMAVEEREDTKDLRMPAMYEVLPQLYFEKEVILTAQEVTWNQLTPIRLVTPKRRWMDILLAYRNPKQPWMEEEPIPTEPLIIDNARKLAYLSLDLELNSHWNSLINRLIVSIEEGKEKTNEPIIVDGDRLVAFRGSFDEVNYKNQFALGSHFHNTKLYLYNLHQFVTALTMEDLATGQKSTDLIYPPLMTTGGVPYKGTSLNIEAVRGILDLTIKDLKDQIEMAVKHNDHAMDNLSIAGGIIGNNYLHICRQLSLAVNGHGINQPSMLGSATSNLRDPIYRSLLFRIYDLLKSYENENIFSDVGGRDPPKIVDIQVSRLVTFEENMTTNLINLIDQQLLLSHRNNLQFLRRNLVARQLRLNHDPFSIGLDIVAPQDLIVEARMYLTLPNQLRPRLHLDSFKCSLKRGLNHFERQFPTAIPKPTLCELYEADNPSTDVTTSNRFPPHLQLPRGTGDGLKLQLLVELTEWNGLGSEFGGASVTVLAKTLKDVIIFHNQA
- the LOC6605644 gene encoding fat-body protein 1 isoform X1, with the translated sequence MLRLTFVCLCFLVLKDRTESFGSPWKYFGSSNVEVNYNQRQGRQYFLLNLLIQVHKPLLHEELITMVSEFNDDPGSYKEGTWRYIKDFQERVHQKRVPSPFVILNQLDEEMPLNLLGIYRFLTMAVDWPSFQQNACYARIHFHPLLFVNALQMAVEEREDTKDLRMPAMYEVLPQLYFEKEVILTAQEVTWNQLTPIRLVTPKRRWMDILLAYRNPKQPWMEEEPIPTEPLIIDNARKLAYLSLDLELNSHWNSLINRLIVSIEEGKEKTNEPIIVDGDRLVAFRGSFDEVNYKNQFALGSHFHNTKLYLYNLHQFVTALTMEDLATGQKSTDLIYPPLMTTGGVPYKGTSLNIEAVRGILDLTIKDLKDQIEMAVKHNDHAMDNLSIAGGIIGNNYLHICRQLSLAVNGHGINQPSMLGSATSNLRDPIYRSLLFRIYDLLKSYENENIFSDVGGRDPPKIVDIQVSRLVTFEENMTTNLINLIDQQLLLSHRNNLQFLRRNLVARQLRLNHDPFSIGLDIVAPQDLIVEARMYLTLPNQLRPRLHLDSFKCSLKRGLNHFERQFPTAIPKPTLCELYEADNPSTDVTTSNRFPPHLQLPRGTGDGLKLQLLVELTEWNGLGSEFGGASVTVLAKTLKDVIIFHNQA